The Cellulophaga sp. RHA19 genome includes the window TTTACTAAAAAGTTTCCCACTGTTAAAAAAGTAAAATGGGAAAAAGAAACTGCTACCGAATGGGAGGCTGAGTTTAAAATGAATAAGGTTGAATATTCAGCAAACTTTCTAGAAGACGGTTCTTGGCGAGAAACAGAACACGAGATTAAAGAAAAAGATATTCCTAAAAATGTAAAATCTACTTTAACAACTACTTTTCCTGATTATGAAATGGAAGAAGCCGAAATATCAGAAACCCAAAATGGTATAGTCTATGAATTTGAAATAGAAAAAGGAGAAACTGAAATGGAAGTTACAATAGACCCTAACGGTAAAGTTGTAAAGCATAAAGTTAAAAATTGATTAAAAGAGAAAGGGATACTTCAGATATAAAATGAAATATCCCTTTTATATCAAAAGGTTTTTTTAAAATATACTCCATAGTGATTTTTATCTATTTTTG containing:
- a CDS encoding PepSY-like domain-containing protein; its protein translation is MKSLKVILGAFLICTIFAFSSGVDKVPQKVKEAFTKKFPTVKKVKWEKETATEWEAEFKMNKVEYSANFLEDGSWRETEHEIKEKDIPKNVKSTLTTTFPDYEMEEAEISETQNGIVYEFEIEKGETEMEVTIDPNGKVVKHKVKN